CCGCGGCCTTGGACATCTCGGTGACCACCGGGCACATCAGGTGCGGAATGTCCTTGAACTGGCTCATCTCGACCATCTTGGGATCGACCAGGACCAAGCGCAGTTCATTGGGCTTCTTGGTGTACAGGAAGCTCATGATGATCGTGTTCATGCACACGCTTTTACCACTACCCGTGGTACCGGCGATCAGCACGTGCGGCATCTTGGTTAGGTCGGCGATGAGCGGCTCGCCGCTGGCGTCCTTGCCCAGGAACATCGGCAGCTTCATGCCCTGGAACTTCTCGGGCCGGCCCATGAGCTCCTTGAGGCGCACCTTCTCCTTGGTGGGGTTGGGCACCTCGATGCCCACCGTGTCGCGGCCGACCTGGTTGGCGACGATGCGCACGTTGACGGCCTTGAGCGCCCGCGCGATGTCGCTGCTCACGGCGTTGACCTGGCTCACCTTCGTGCCCGGGGCCAGCCGCACGTCGTAGAGCGTGATGACCGGCCCGCTCTCGATGCCCACGACCTCGCCCTTGATGCGGTACTGGTGCAGGGCCCGCTCGAGCGCCTCGGCCCCCTCGCGCACCATCTCGTCGAGCTTGTCGTTGAAGTCTTCCTCGGGATCCTCCAGCAGGTTCAGCCCCGGGAAGCGGTAGCCCTCGACCGACACGCCCTGCAGGTCGCGCAGGTCCTCTTCCTTGGCCACCGAGCGGTTCTGGTTGGCGAACAGCACCGGCATCTTCTGGATCTTCTCGCGCAGCCGGTCCTCGCTGAACACCTGGGGCGCGCCGACCTCGTCGTCCTCTTCCTCCTCGACCTCCTCTTCGTGCTCTTCGTCCTCTTCGTCTTCCTCGTACTCCCCGTCGTCCTCGTCGAGTTCTTCCTCGTATTCCTCTTCGTCGGGGTCGATCTCGTCGTAGTCCTCGTCGTATTCCTCTTCGAGCTCGTCCTCGTCCAGCTCGCCCTCGTCGGTGGCGATGTCCTTCTCGATCCTCTTCGCCCGCGCCTCGGCCTTCTTGCGCTTCTGCACCCTGGGCTTCAGCCGCTCGTCGTCGTCGATGTCATTCGCCCGCGCCGGCACGCGCTTGACGGGCTTAAGCCTCTCGCCCACCTCGGCCAGCCATGCACCCACCGACGCCAGCACGCCGCGGAAGCTCAGCGCCCCACCGCCGGCCGTCCGCCCCAGCCATCCAGCCTGCCGCAGCAGACCCCCGCCCGCGGGCACCAGCCACCGGTCGTACGCCACGATCACGCCGATGACGCAGGCCACCAGCATCCAGAGCAGCGTGCCCGCCACGTTAAAGTGCTCGCGCAGCTCGGCCGAGCCGACGAAGCCAACCACCCCACCGGGCAGGTCGGGCAGCCGGGCCGTCGAGGGCAGCAGCAACGCCTGGACGCCCGCCCCCGCCACGGCGATGACCACCAGGCCCACGATGCGGATCAAGGGATGGTCGACCCTCGCCCCGCCGAAGTGCAGCCCGATGAGCAATGCCAGCCCGGCCAGGAACACCCACGCCCCGAGCCCGAGCGTGTAGTACGACCAGTAGGCCACCAGGGCCCCGATGCCGCCCATCCAGTTGGCCGCCGGGTCGTTGGGCGGCCAGGCCGCGAAGCCCGGCGCGTCGGCCGGATCGAACCCGATCAGGCTGGCGGCGATGAACAGCCACAGCGCGCTGACCACCAGCCATGCGATCCAACGCAGCACGGGCGCCAGAGACGCCCCTTCGTCATCCGTGACCCGAGATGCCATAGGACCAACGGTATCGGCTTGAGGGGCCTCAGCGCGGCAGTAAAGCCGCACGAGCCGCGCACCGACTCAGGCGGCCTTGGGAGGCGTGCCCGTGTCGGCTTCGTCCGCGGGCGCCCCATCCGCTTCGTCTTGCCCGCCGGTGACCAGCACGCCGTCTTCCAGGCGGGCAACGCCCAGGGGGTTCCCCGAGCGAAGTTCCTTGGGCAGCACGGCCTCGGGCGCGTTCTGGTACGACACGTCGCGGAGCCAGCGCAGTGCCGCGTCGGGGCCGACCGACGTGGCGGGCACGCCCCGGCTGGCGGGGTAGGGCCCGCCGTGCACGAGCGAAGGGCACAGCTCGAGCCCGGTGGGCGTGGCATTGAAGACCAGCCTGCCGACCCGATGCTCGAGGGCCGCCGCCAGCCGACGTCCGACGTTGCCATCGGTCGCCCCCATCCAGATCGAGCCGGTCAGCGCCCCCCCAACGGCGCTGGCCGCCGAGAGCACTCCGGCCGCATCGTCGGCGATCACCAGCAGCATGGCCGGGCCGAACACTTCTTCCCGCGCAAGCGGCTCGCGCTCGAAGATCGCGCCCGAGCACCGCATGAGGCACCCGTTGACGATGGCGGCCTTGCCGTCTTCCTGCTCGGACGAGTGAAACGAACCACCCTCAAGCCGGATGCCCTTGGTGTCCAGCAGCGCCGCGACGTCGCCCATGAATCGGGCCCGCAACCGCGGCCCGCGCATCTTCGCCGCCGGCATCTGGTCGAACATCGAGGCAAGCTGCTTGGCGAAGACCTCTGCCTCAGCGCCGCGCTGGAGCACGACCACGCTCGGACGCGTACACGTCTGGCCCGCCACGTTCACGCATGACTGGAACAGGCGTTCGGCGATCGTCGGGCCATTGGTCTCCAGGGCGCCCGGCAACACGAACACCGGATTGATCGTGCCGATCGAGGCCGACAGCATCATGCCCGGCGAACGCTGGGCGATCGAATCAGCCAGCGCGTCGGCCCCGTCCTTCGAGCCGACGAACGCCATGCCACGGATGCACGGATGCTCGACCAGGGTGTCGATCAGGGCGCCCTCTCCAGCCGAATCCGCGTGCACGAGCGTGACCAGCCCGGGCGGAGCGCCAAGCCGAACGCACGCCTCCATCGCCACGCGCGCGACCATCGCATCGGTCAACGGGTGCTCGGGGTGGCTCTTGCACAGGATCGGGCACCCCGCGGCAAGGGCCGACACCGCATCGGCACCCAGTGCACCACCCGTCAGCGGCTGATTGGCCGGCCCCAGGATCGCGACCGGACCGATCCCTCGTCGAAAGCGACGCAGGTCGGGCTTGGGCAGTGGCCGCCTGCTGGGTTCGGCCGTGTCGATGCTCGAATGGTCGAACGCACGCTCTCGCACCGCACGCGCAAACATCCGCAGCACGAGCATCAAACGCTCTCGCTCGGCCACGATGCGCACCGCACTGAACCCGGTCTCATTGGCGGCCAGTTTCACAAGGTCATCGCCCAGGCCGTGGACGGCGTCGGCGATGCCTTCGAGCAGCGCGGCGCGCTCATCGGCATCGAGTTCCATCATGCCGTGATACGCCGCCCAGGCCGCCATGGCGGCGCCGCTGATCTCCTCGGGCGTTGAGACCTCAACCTTCGGCCCCGCCGGCGTACCTGTTGCCGGACTGACGGCCTGGAAGGTCCGTCGCCCCGAGACTGATTTGGGCGCAAAGGCGGCCGGAATCATCGCCTTGGTCAGGGCGGCGAGATTCGCCTTTGAGGAATCCGGGCTGGTGGGTGTCGACAGGGCCACGCTTGTTCATCGACCGAACTGCGACTGCAATTCAGTGGCAGTCCGATATCTCATGACAAATCCGGACCGCGCAGCGAAATGCCGCCCGGGGCACCCCCCGAACGGCACACGTCAGGTCAGTTCCAAGCCAATCAGGCTCAGCGGCGGCGGCGGACCGCAGCCAGACCACCCAGGCCCAGCAGCGCCAGCGACGCAGGAGCGGGGATCACTTCGATCTGCCCGGCGCCCTCGAGGACCGTGGCGGTCACGTCGCTGCTCAGACCGGTGTCGTCCAGGTACAGGCTGTACCGGGTGGTCTCGGTCGAGAGGTCGACGGTGCGGGTGGTGAAGTCGGTCGTGCTCCAGGTGCCAGTCCAGATCAGGATCGGGTCGCTGGTATCAGCGAAGATGCTGCCAGCGGGGAACTGCAGCTGGCCCGTGACGATGTCGATCACGTCGCCGCCCGAAATGGTGCCGTCGTCTTGGCCGGGGTCGGTGAACGCCGAGGCCGGGCCCGAGAAGGCGCCGGTCGCGTCGCCGCGCAGGTTCCACTCGGCCGCCGCAAACGCGTAGAACAGGTCCGAGTCCCAATCGGCCCAGACTTCGATCGTGGCCGAAGGCTGGCTGGGGCTCACCACGTTGCTCACGCGGATGTCGTAGGTGTTGGGCTGCACGGTGGCGCTGGCCATGGCGGCCAGACCCAAAGCAGCGCCCGCGAAGGCGGCAATCTTGGTCGCAGTCATGTCTCGTCTCTCCTGACGTTGCAGTACAGAGAATGTCTCTTCCTGTGCAAAAGATACCACAAAACCGCCCGTTCGATCAACCCTTTTCCTGGATTGCAAGGAAAATTGACAAAAAAACTCGCATTATCGGGATGTTCCGAATAACCCGTATAAACCCTGCAATCGGCCGGCTCTGCCCGGTTGCCTCCACCCGCGACGAGACTACGCTCATCCCCGATGCCGTCCAAGACCCGATCATTCCTGCTCCAGGGCGTCGACGCCATGCCATGCGAGGTCGAAGTCGACCTCGATGACGCCGCCCTGGCCAAAGAGACCATCGTGGGGCTGCCCGATGCCGCCATCCGCGAGTCCATCGAGCGCGTTCGGGCCGCCATGGCAAATTCAGGCTATCAATTCCCGAACGGGCGTCTGGTCATTAATCTCGCGCCCGCCCACGTCCGAAAAGAAGGCCCGATCTACGACCTGCCCATCGCGGTAGCCCTGCTCCACGCCACCGGCGTCCTGCGAAGCCATGCACCGGACGACAGTCCGCCGCGGATGCATCGCTGCATGATCGCTGGCGAACTCGCGCTGGACGGCCGCGTCAGGCCCATCCGCGGCGTCATCGCCATGGCCGATCTCGCCAGACAGGAGGAACTCGACGCCGTCATCGTGCCAGCCGAGAACGCCGCCGAAGCGGCCGTAGCGGGGCCCACCACCTACGGCGTGCGCACGCTGGCGGAGATTGTCGGCTTGCTCAACGGCGTGCTCGACATCGAGCCGCAGTCGCCGCCCGATCTCGACTCCATGCTCCATGCTGCACGCGCACCGATCGACTTCGGCGAGGTTCGCGGCCAGGAAGCCGTCAAGCGAGCCATCGTCATCGCCGCCGCAGGGGGGCACAACGTGGTCATGCTGGGGCCCGCGGGCACGGGCAAGACCATGATGGCCCGCGCCCTGCCGGGTGTGCTCCCGCCCATGAACGCCACCGAGGCAATCGAGATCACACGAATCCACTCGGCCGCCGGAGAGTTGCCTCCCGGGCAGGGGCTCGTTGCCAGCCGGCCCGTCCGTACGCCCCACCACACCGCCTCGGCCGCGTCGATCGTCGGCGGGGGCGTCGTCCCCCGGCCCGGCGAGGTGTCGCTTGCGACTTATGGCATCCTGTTCATGGATGAACTGCCCGAGTTTCCCCGGACGGTCCTCGAAACGCTCCGCCAGCCTCTGGAAGACCACCAGGTCACCATCTCGAGATCCCGCGGCACGGTCCGGTTTCCGGCCGACTTCCTCTTCGTCGCTGCTATGAACCCGGCCCCGGGCGGGTCGGCGGGCAAGTCCGCCGCGAGCCAGAAGGCCGCCGAGCGATACCGCGCCCGCATCAGCGGCCCCTTGCTCGATCGCATCGACATCCACGTCGAAGCGCCAGCCGTTCCCTGGAAGGAACTCTCGGCAACCGGGAAGAACGAAAGCACCGATTCGGCCACCATGCGCAGCCGTGTGCTGAAGGCCCGGGGCGTGCAGGCCCAACGGCAAGGCGAAGCCACGCTCAACGGACGACTGCGGGGCAAGCAGTTGGACTCTCTGGCGCCGATGAGCGAGGCCGCCCGGGCGCTGCTGGGCCAGGCCATCGCTGAACTGGGCCTCTCGGCCCGAGCGTACGACAAGGTTCGCCGCGTCGCCCGAACCGTCGCCGACTTGGAAGGGGCCGAGGGCCTGGACGTCCAGCACGTGGCCGAGGCCGTGCAATATCGCCTGCTCGATCGCGCGTGAAGAGGGCTCCAGACGCCCTGAATTGGCCTCAGGCAGCGCCCAGTCGGTCGCCGGTCGGTATCATCGGACCTTGATGCTTCGGGCTGCGGCCGCGCTGTCGGCCGCCCCATTCGCTTCCGATTTGGAGACGTGCGCCCATGATCGATATCGACCGGCTTCGCCAACTCGTGGACCTGATGGTGGAGCACGACCTGACCGAGGTCGACGTGAGCGACGAGGATCAGTCCATCACCATCAAGCGTGGCGCCGGCGGCGCCTTCCAGGTCTCGCCCCAGCCGCAGGCGTACGCAGCGCCGCCCAGTCAGCCCCAGGCCAGCGAGAGCGCTCCCTCCAAGCCGGCGGCCCCTGCCGACGATGGGCTGGTGGCGATCGAGTCGCCCATGGTCGGAACGTTCTACTCGGCGCCCGATCCCGACTCTCCCGAGTTCGTCAGTTCGGGCGCCTCGATCTCGCCGGACAGCGTGGTGTGCCTGGTCGAAGCCATGAAGGTCTTCAACGAGATCAAGGCCGAGATGGCCGGCACGATCGAGCGCGTGTGCGTAAAGAATGGCGACGCCGTCGAGTTCGGCCAGCCCCTCTTCATGGTGAGGCCGGCCTGACCCATGTTCAAGCGAATCCTGATCGCGAATCGTGGTGAGATCGCCCTGCGCATCATCCGGGCCTGCCGGGAGTTGGGCATCGAGGCCGTCTGCGTGTACTCGCAGGCCGACAAGGACGCGCCCTATCTGCGGCTGGCCGACCGGGCCATCTGCATCGGCGCGGGCCCCTCAAAGGACAGCTACCTGAACATTCCGCGGATCATCGCCGCGGCCGAGGTCAGCGACGCGGACGCCATCCATCCCGGCTATGGCTTCCTCTCCGAGCGTGCCGACTTCTCCCAGATCTGCCGGGACTGCAACATCGAGTTCATCGGCCCAAGCCCCGAGGCCATGGGCCAACTGGGCGACAAGGTCCAGGCCAAGCGCGCCGCCAAGGCCGCCAAGGTGCCAATCTTCCCCGGCTCCGAGGGCGCCATCGAGGAAGAAGACGAGGCCGTCGAGATCGCCCGCGAGATCGGCTTCCCGGTCATCATCAAGGCCGCCGCCGGCGGCGGCGGGCGCGGCATGCGCGTCTGCCACAACGAGGCCACGCTCCGCGCCAACATCAAGAAGGCCCAGCAGGAAGCCAAGGCCGCATTCGGCGACGGCAGCGTGTTTATCGAGAAGTTCCTCGAGCACGCGCGCCACGTCGAGGTCCAGGTGCTGGGCGACAAGCACGGCCATTCGATCCACCTGTTCGAGCGCGACTGCTCCATGCAGCGACGCCACCAGAAGCTCATCGAGGAAGCGCCCGCCCCGGGCGTCGATCGCAAGAAGATCGCCTCGGTCTGCGAAAACGCAGCCAAGCTCATCCGCAACACCGGATACGCCGGTGCCGCGACGGTCGAGTTCCTGATGGACGACGAGCAGAACTTCTACATGCTCGAGGTCAACACCCGCGTCCAGGTCGAGCATCCGGTCACCGAGATGATTACCGGGGTGGACATCGTCAAGAACTCCATCCTCATCGCCGCGGGTGAAAAGCTCGGCCTGCGACAGAAAGACATCTCGGTCAACGGCCATGCCATGGAGTGCCGCATCAATGCCGAGGATCCGGCGCGGAACTTCATGCCCAGCCCCGGCCGCGTCGACACATGGGAAATGCCCGGCGGCCCGGGCATCCGCATGGATACCCACGTCGTGCCGGGATACATGGTTCCCCCCACCTACGACTCGATGGTCGGCAAGCTCATCGCGCACGCGCACGACCGCGACGCCTGCATTACCCGCATGGCCCGCGCCCTCCGCGAATTCCGGGTCGGGCCCATCAAGACGGTCATCCCGCTTCATCTGCGGCTGCTCGAGCACAGCACGTTCAAGGACGAGGCCGTGGACATCCACTACCTCGAACGGGCACTCAAGCAGGATCTCCTCGGCCCTGTCGGATGACGCGCGAGACCACGTCTCATAACCATCCAAACAGAACGCAAAAACGGACCTTGGCCAGTCCGAGATCCAAAGAGTCCGCCCATTCTTAGAAAAAAAGCTCGCATTGAGTGAACATTCCCGTTACCGTAATGCGAGTGTGGGGCCGGCTCTGCCGGCTCCGAAGTTGTTCCTCGTGTGGGCGAGCCATCGCGGGCTCGCACAACTCCTAGGAAGAGGGTAGAAGACATGCGCAACGTGATGACCGTGATCGCTCTGGCCGGTGCCGCTTCGGTGGCCGCCGCCCAGTCGACCGTGTATTTCTCGGACTTCGAGGCCGACGGTGGCGGCTGGACCGCCAGCGGCGTCAACGGCGACTGGGAGCGTGGCTCCCCGACCGGCGTGACCGGCACCAGCCTCGGCGGCTCCGGCGGCGCCGAGCCCACCGGCGGCTTCAGCGGTGACTTCGTCTGGGGCACCGTCATCGGTGGTCTCCACGGCGTCGGCAGCGACGAGCAGCTCAGCCAGAACTTCGACTTCAGCGGCCTGACCGACGTCAGCCTCTCCTTCCAGGAGTGGATCCTGACCGGTAGCTCGGCGTTCGACATGGCTTCGGTCATCGTCAACGGCGACGAGCTCTACCTGAGCGACGGCAACTCGGGCGAAGCCTGGCGTGAGGTCGTCCTCGACCTGAGCGCCTATGACGGCCAGAGCAGCGTCGACATCACCTTCAACTTCACCTCGACCACCGTCGTCGAGCGCATGGGTTGGTACGTCGATGACGTCGCCATCACCGCCATCCCGGCTCCGGCCAGCCTGGCCCTGCTGGGCCTCGGTGGCATCGCTGCCGTCCGTCGCCGCCGCTAGTCCGGCTTCCGGCAATCACGCCGGCAACAAGGCAATTGCAAAGCCCGGCCGATCTGGCCGGGCCTTTTCATGCGCCACACTCGTTCGTCCGGCTCAGATGTCGTCGCGATGCTCCAGCAACTTCTCGATGCGGTGAAGCGAGGCGCGGATGTCGGTGAGCACCGCCGTCGACTCGGCGGGCATCGTCGCGGCCGGCATCTCAGAATCAGCATTCGATCGCCGCGAGCGCCCCTCCGAAAGCTCATCGCGCTGATCGAGCACGGCCTCGCGGAAGCCCGGCGCATCGACGATACCGATCAGGCTCACCAGGTGCCCCCCCGGCCCCGCACTCTGGCCCGCTGTCTCGACCTTGAAGCCGTGCAAGCCCATGGCTCGCATGATGGGCCCCTGGATCATCTGAAGATCGGTGATCTTCTCAAGCGGGACGGTGCTCTCCACGCGGTTGAGCCAGCCCTTGCGGATCTCGAGCGTGCGCTCGGTCAGGGTGCAGCTCAGCCGTTCGATGTACTTGTCGATCAGGAGCTTCCCGACGAAGAAGTACACGACCGCTAGCGGGATGGTGACGATGCACACCACCAGCACGATGACGCCGCTGATCAAGTAATAGCTCGAGAGCTTCGGATCGAAGCTGGCCTCGCGAAGGACCCGGTGCCGGCGTGATGGCTCGCTCATGCCCGAGCATAGGCCATACCGCCCAGCGAGCGATTCAGCTTGGCTGCACGGTCCCCTGGACGGGACGGTCCTCTCGGGCCATCGGATCACTCGGGGCGTGATCGACTCGCTCACCGGGCAACGGGTTGAACCTTGAGCCCAGCATCTGGATCTTGCGATTGGGGTTGTACGCCGGCAGGCGACCCACCACGAACCACAGCACCGCGGCCAGCACCAGGTTGCCCCCAAACATCATAACCGGGTGGGCCAAGCCCTGGGGGATGCCGAAGAAGACCGCCACCGACGTCAGCACCAGCACCACCAGCGCGAGCGGGATCATGCCCTGCCAGGCCGAGCTCATGACCTGGTCGTACCGCAGACGAGGCACCGTCCACCGCACCAGCATGATCAGGAACACCAGCGCCCCGACCTTGGCAAAGTACACGCCCAGCTTGGCCAGCACCGCCAGCAGACCCGTCGCACCGGTCGCCGTCAGGGGATCGCTCAGGCCGGGCACGGGCGAGAGCGTGAAGCCACCCAGGAACAACAGGGCGAAGAACGCCGCGCTCACCGCCACGTGGCTGTACTCGGCCAGGAAGAACAGAGCGAACCGCATGGAGTTGTACTCGGTGTGGTAGCCGCCCACCAGCTCGCTCTCCGCCTCGGCGTTGTCAAACGGGGTCCGGTTCGACTCGGCCAGCATGGCGATGAAGAAGATCAGGGCCGCAATGGGCTGGCTGGCGATCAACCACCCGTTGGTTTCCTGGTAGGCGATGATGTCCATCGGCAGCAGGCTGCCCACCATCACCAGCACGCACAGAAGGCTGATGCCCAGCGGCAGCTCATAGGCCAGCATCTGGGC
This portion of the Phycisphaerales bacterium genome encodes:
- the accC gene encoding acetyl-CoA carboxylase biotin carboxylase subunit produces the protein MFKRILIANRGEIALRIIRACRELGIEAVCVYSQADKDAPYLRLADRAICIGAGPSKDSYLNIPRIIAAAEVSDADAIHPGYGFLSERADFSQICRDCNIEFIGPSPEAMGQLGDKVQAKRAAKAAKVPIFPGSEGAIEEEDEAVEIAREIGFPVIIKAAAGGGGRGMRVCHNEATLRANIKKAQQEAKAAFGDGSVFIEKFLEHARHVEVQVLGDKHGHSIHLFERDCSMQRRHQKLIEEAPAPGVDRKKIASVCENAAKLIRNTGYAGAATVEFLMDDEQNFYMLEVNTRVQVEHPVTEMITGVDIVKNSILIAAGEKLGLRQKDISVNGHAMECRINAEDPARNFMPSPGRVDTWEMPGGPGIRMDTHVVPGYMVPPTYDSMVGKLIAHAHDRDACITRMARALREFRVGPIKTVIPLHLRLLEHSTFKDEAVDIHYLERALKQDLLGPVG
- a CDS encoding PH domain-containing protein, translated to MSEPSRRHRVLREASFDPKLSSYYLISGVIVLVVCIVTIPLAVVYFFVGKLLIDKYIERLSCTLTERTLEIRKGWLNRVESTVPLEKITDLQMIQGPIMRAMGLHGFKVETAGQSAGPGGHLVSLIGIVDAPGFREAVLDQRDELSEGRSRRSNADSEMPAATMPAESTAVLTDIRASLHRIEKLLEHRDDI
- a CDS encoding YifB family Mg chelatase-like AAA ATPase, which translates into the protein MPSKTRSFLLQGVDAMPCEVEVDLDDAALAKETIVGLPDAAIRESIERVRAAMANSGYQFPNGRLVINLAPAHVRKEGPIYDLPIAVALLHATGVLRSHAPDDSPPRMHRCMIAGELALDGRVRPIRGVIAMADLARQEELDAVIVPAENAAEAAVAGPTTYGVRTLAEIVGLLNGVLDIEPQSPPDLDSMLHAARAPIDFGEVRGQEAVKRAIVIAAAGGHNVVMLGPAGTGKTMMARALPGVLPPMNATEAIEITRIHSAAGELPPGQGLVASRPVRTPHHTASAASIVGGGVVPRPGEVSLATYGILFMDELPEFPRTVLETLRQPLEDHQVTISRSRGTVRFPADFLFVAAMNPAPGGSAGKSAASQKAAERYRARISGPLLDRIDIHVEAPAVPWKELSATGKNESTDSATMRSRVLKARGVQAQRQGEATLNGRLRGKQLDSLAPMSEAARALLGQAIAELGLSARAYDKVRRVARTVADLEGAEGLDVQHVAEAVQYRLLDRA
- a CDS encoding PEP-CTERM sorting domain-containing protein (PEP-CTERM proteins occur, often in large numbers, in the proteomes of bacteria that also encode an exosortase, a predicted intramembrane cysteine proteinase. The presence of a PEP-CTERM domain at a protein's C-terminus predicts cleavage within the sorting domain, followed by covalent anchoring to some some component of the (usually Gram-negative) cell surface. Many PEP-CTERM proteins exhibit an unusual sequence composition that includes large numbers of potential glycosylation sites. Expression of one such protein has been shown restore the ability of a bacterium to form floc, a type of biofilm.) → MTATKIAAFAGAALGLAAMASATVQPNTYDIRVSNVVSPSQPSATIEVWADWDSDLFYAFAAAEWNLRGDATGAFSGPASAFTDPGQDDGTISGGDVIDIVTGQLQFPAGSIFADTSDPILIWTGTWSTTDFTTRTVDLSTETTRYSLYLDDTGLSSDVTATVLEGAGQIEVIPAPASLALLGLGGLAAVRRRR
- the accB gene encoding acetyl-CoA carboxylase biotin carboxyl carrier protein; the protein is MIDIDRLRQLVDLMVEHDLTEVDVSDEDQSITIKRGAGGAFQVSPQPQAYAAPPSQPQASESAPSKPAAPADDGLVAIESPMVGTFYSAPDPDSPEFVSSGASISPDSVVCLVEAMKVFNEIKAEMAGTIERVCVKNGDAVEFGQPLFMVRPA
- a CDS encoding PEP-CTERM sorting domain-containing protein; the protein is MRNVMTVIALAGAASVAAAQSTVYFSDFEADGGGWTASGVNGDWERGSPTGVTGTSLGGSGGAEPTGGFSGDFVWGTVIGGLHGVGSDEQLSQNFDFSGLTDVSLSFQEWILTGSSAFDMASVIVNGDELYLSDGNSGEAWREVVLDLSAYDGQSSVDITFNFTSTTVVERMGWYVDDVAITAIPAPASLALLGLGGIAAVRRRR
- a CDS encoding complex I subunit 1 family protein; this translates as MTDLLSFISAQLIVSVTVYAVMVHVLLAGAGYFTYAERKISAYIQDRIGPNRTGFDLGLPFLKFLKGPRLLGLGQPLADGIKFMLKEDYTPGKVDKVLFTLAPGIVVIPALIGFAIIPWGGLWECPSFTIPFLNLPVEGGVVQIAALPVNVGVIYMIAIASLGVYGITLGGWASNNKYSFLGGLRATAQMLAYELPLGISLLCVLVMVGSLLPMDIIAYQETNGWLIASQPIAALIFFIAMLAESNRTPFDNAEAESELVGGYHTEYNSMRFALFFLAEYSHVAVSAAFFALLFLGGFTLSPVPGLSDPLTATGATGLLAVLAKLGVYFAKVGALVFLIMLVRWTVPRLRYDQVMSSAWQGMIPLALVVLVLTSVAVFFGIPQGLAHPVMMFGGNLVLAAVLWFVVGRLPAYNPNRKIQMLGSRFNPLPGERVDHAPSDPMAREDRPVQGTVQPS
- a CDS encoding aldehyde dehydrogenase family protein encodes the protein MALSTPTSPDSSKANLAALTKAMIPAAFAPKSVSGRRTFQAVSPATGTPAGPKVEVSTPEEISGAAMAAWAAYHGMMELDADERAALLEGIADAVHGLGDDLVKLAANETGFSAVRIVAERERLMLVLRMFARAVRERAFDHSSIDTAEPSRRPLPKPDLRRFRRGIGPVAILGPANQPLTGGALGADAVSALAAGCPILCKSHPEHPLTDAMVARVAMEACVRLGAPPGLVTLVHADSAGEGALIDTLVEHPCIRGMAFVGSKDGADALADSIAQRSPGMMLSASIGTINPVFVLPGALETNGPTIAERLFQSCVNVAGQTCTRPSVVVLQRGAEAEVFAKQLASMFDQMPAAKMRGPRLRARFMGDVAALLDTKGIRLEGGSFHSSEQEDGKAAIVNGCLMRCSGAIFEREPLAREEVFGPAMLLVIADDAAGVLSAASAVGGALTGSIWMGATDGNVGRRLAAALEHRVGRLVFNATPTGLELCPSLVHGGPYPASRGVPATSVGPDAALRWLRDVSYQNAPEAVLPKELRSGNPLGVARLEDGVLVTGGQDEADGAPADEADTGTPPKAA
- a CDS encoding DNA translocase FtsK, which encodes MASRVTDDEGASLAPVLRWIAWLVVSALWLFIAASLIGFDPADAPGFAAWPPNDPAANWMGGIGALVAYWSYYTLGLGAWVFLAGLALLIGLHFGGARVDHPLIRIVGLVVIAVAGAGVQALLLPSTARLPDLPGGVVGFVGSAELREHFNVAGTLLWMLVACVIGVIVAYDRWLVPAGGGLLRQAGWLGRTAGGGALSFRGVLASVGAWLAEVGERLKPVKRVPARANDIDDDERLKPRVQKRKKAEARAKRIEKDIATDEGELDEDELEEEYDEDYDEIDPDEEEYEEELDEDDGEYEEDEEDEEHEEEVEEEEDDEVGAPQVFSEDRLREKIQKMPVLFANQNRSVAKEEDLRDLQGVSVEGYRFPGLNLLEDPEEDFNDKLDEMVREGAEALERALHQYRIKGEVVGIESGPVITLYDVRLAPGTKVSQVNAVSSDIARALKAVNVRIVANQVGRDTVGIEVPNPTKEKVRLKELMGRPEKFQGMKLPMFLGKDASGEPLIADLTKMPHVLIAGTTGSGKSVCMNTIIMSFLYTKKPNELRLVLVDPKMVEMSQFKDIPHLMCPVVTEMSKAAAILEWAVTKMDERYELLAEAGCRDISSYNDLDWEEIKERLGHETDEQAARVPRKLPYMVFIIDELADLMMTNKEVEGAIVRIAQKARAVGIHLILATQRPQANVVTGLIKGNMPCRITFKVASGLDSRIILDQKGGELLLGQGDMLFLSPSNHKLMRSQGTLVDDIEIRRVVKFVREVAGPSFERQIMQLGQPEGGLSDDDRLLQSANNNSASLRRALKDPLFDRAVEIVLETKRGSVSLLQRRLAIGYTRASRLIDLMGIAGVISDHKGSVARDVKISPEEWAAMKDLAAKDAAKDPDDKDLEGFEDEAFDEAPFDEDASAQVEVVGNVDDVGDDLGEDETEDDQEDEDQTEDEDVEEEADDDELDEGEDEFDDEEADEEGEEDEDGADEEDDYEDDADEEDDEYEEDDEEGAEEDEGEYEEEEDDDEEEDEEYEEEDGEADDQPPFEPDPPRVVSKRSGASRAGAAKRRRR